Proteins encoded by one window of Massilia sp. NR 4-1:
- a CDS encoding ABC transporter ATP-binding protein gives MPNLVEIRDLHFSYGKRSILSGLQMDFPRGKVVAVMGGSGSGKTTVLRLIGGQLRPQKGTVNVDGQIVHTLKTSDLYLLRRKMGMLFQHGALFTDLTVYDNVAFPLREHTDLPEELIRDLVLMKLHAVGLRNAAKLKPGEISGGMARRVALARSIALDPQLIMYDEPFAGLDPISMGVTANLIRNLNDALGSTSILVSHDVKESFLIADYVYFLSQGKIVAHGTPQEMTVSTDPYVKQFVHAEADGPVPFHYPGKSLAEDLGLGGRP, from the coding sequence GTGCCTAATCTTGTCGAAATCCGTGATTTACACTTCTCCTATGGGAAGCGGAGCATTCTCTCCGGTCTCCAGATGGACTTTCCACGTGGAAAGGTTGTGGCTGTCATGGGCGGTTCCGGCAGCGGTAAAACCACGGTGCTGCGCCTGATCGGCGGCCAGTTGCGCCCGCAAAAAGGCACGGTGAATGTGGATGGTCAGATCGTCCACACGCTGAAAACCAGCGATCTGTATCTGCTGCGCCGCAAAATGGGCATGCTGTTCCAGCATGGCGCCCTGTTTACTGACCTGACCGTCTACGATAACGTGGCCTTCCCGCTGCGCGAGCATACCGACTTGCCGGAAGAGCTGATCCGCGACCTGGTGCTGATGAAGCTGCACGCCGTCGGCCTGCGCAATGCCGCCAAGCTCAAGCCGGGCGAGATTTCCGGCGGCATGGCGCGCCGTGTCGCGCTGGCGCGCTCCATCGCCCTCGATCCGCAACTGATTATGTATGACGAGCCGTTCGCCGGTCTCGACCCGATCTCGATGGGCGTGACCGCCAACCTGATCCGCAATCTGAACGATGCGCTCGGTTCGACCTCGATCCTGGTCTCGCACGATGTGAAGGAATCCTTCCTGATCGCCGACTATGTGTATTTCCTGTCGCAGGGCAAGATCGTGGCCCACGGCACGCCGCAAGAGATGACGGTGTCCACCGACCCGTATGTGAAACAGTTCGTGCACGCCGAGGCCGATGGCCCCGTGCCCTTCCACTACCCGGGCAAGAGCCTGGCGGAAGACCTGGGACTGGGAGGCCGTCCATGA
- the hisG gene encoding ATP phosphoribosyltransferase, which translates to MNAITSQAGNDSQLILALSKGRIFEDTLPLLAAAGITVTENPETSRKLILPTNDPHVRVLIVRATDVPTYVQHGAADFGVAGKDVLFEHGGEGLYQPVDLNIARCRMSVAVKAGFDYETAVRQGARLRVATKFTQMAREHFAAKGVHVDLIKLYGSMELAPLIGLSDAIVDLVSTGSTLRANNLVEVEEIMDISSRLVVNQAALKLKRARLQPIIEAFERASQAQAQPA; encoded by the coding sequence ATGAACGCAATCACCAGCCAGGCCGGGAACGATTCCCAGTTGATTCTGGCACTCTCCAAAGGCCGAATCTTCGAGGACACCCTGCCGCTGCTGGCGGCTGCGGGCATCACCGTCACCGAGAATCCGGAGACCTCGCGCAAGCTGATCCTGCCGACCAACGATCCGCACGTGCGCGTGCTGATCGTGCGCGCCACCGACGTGCCGACCTATGTGCAGCATGGGGCGGCCGATTTCGGCGTGGCCGGCAAGGACGTGCTGTTCGAGCACGGCGGCGAAGGCTTGTACCAGCCGGTCGACCTGAACATCGCGCGCTGCCGCATGTCGGTGGCGGTGAAGGCGGGCTTCGATTATGAAACCGCGGTGCGCCAGGGCGCCCGCCTGCGCGTGGCGACCAAGTTCACCCAGATGGCGCGCGAGCATTTCGCCGCCAAGGGCGTGCACGTCGACCTGATCAAGCTGTATGGCTCGATGGAGCTGGCGCCGCTGATCGGCCTGTCCGACGCCATCGTCGATCTGGTCAGCACCGGCAGCACCCTGCGCGCCAATAATCTGGTGGAAGTGGAAGAGATCATGGACATCTCTTCGCGCCTGGTGGTGAACCAGGCCGCGCTGAAGCTCAAGCGCGCGCGCCTGCAACCGATCATCGAAGCTTTCGAACGCGCCTCGCAGGCGCAAGCCCAACCAGCGTAA
- a CDS encoding phospholipid-binding protein MlaC, translating into MKLIKQLIALATVAFAVSATAAPAPANEAPDALVKRISQEVLDTAKADKEIQAGNQKRVMDLVETKILPYVDFQRMTSLAAGRYWREATPDQQKQLSTEFRTLLIFTYSGALSQVKNETIEFKPLRADPSDTEVEVRSQVNVARGEPVPLNYRVAKSAAGWKIYDINVLGAWLVETYKGTFASEISKGGIDGLIKALANKNKQLANKPLKTVQK; encoded by the coding sequence ATGAAACTGATTAAGCAACTCATCGCCCTGGCCACCGTGGCCTTCGCCGTCAGCGCGACGGCCGCACCGGCCCCGGCCAATGAAGCGCCGGACGCTCTGGTGAAACGCATCAGCCAGGAAGTGCTGGACACCGCCAAGGCCGACAAGGAAATCCAGGCCGGTAACCAGAAACGCGTGATGGACCTGGTGGAAACCAAGATCCTGCCCTACGTCGACTTCCAGCGCATGACCTCGCTGGCCGCCGGCCGTTACTGGCGCGAAGCCACGCCGGACCAGCAAAAACAGCTGTCGACCGAGTTCCGCACCCTCTTGATCTTCACCTATTCGGGCGCCCTGTCCCAGGTGAAGAATGAAACCATCGAGTTCAAGCCGCTGCGCGCCGACCCGAGCGACACCGAAGTGGAAGTGCGTTCGCAAGTGAACGTGGCCCGTGGCGAGCCGGTGCCGCTGAACTACCGCGTCGCCAAATCGGCGGCCGGCTGGAAGATTTACGACATCAATGTGCTGGGCGCCTGGCTGGTGGAAACCTATAAAGGCACTTTCGCTTCCGAAATCAGCAAGGGCGGCATCGACGGCCTGATCAAGGCCCTGGCCAACAAGAACAAGCAGCTGGCCAACAAGCCCCTGAAAACCGTCCAGAAATAA
- a CDS encoding ABC transporter permease produces MLSTGFRTLVYKETLRFYKVATQTIAAPVLTAMLYLLIFGHVLGGQKVYEGVSYTAFLIPGLVMMSVLQNSFANASSSLIQSKITGNLVFVLLTPLSHWEIFSAYVLAAMVRGITVGFGVFIVTAWFAQLSFTAPLWILAFALLGAAILGTVGLIAGIWAEKFDQLAAFQNFLIVPLTFLAGVFYSIHSLPPFWLAVSHLNPFFYMIDGFRYGFFGQSDVNPWTSFAIVAGFLAVLSLLAIRLLRSGYRLRH; encoded by the coding sequence ATGCTCTCAACCGGCTTCCGCACCCTGGTGTACAAAGAAACGCTGCGCTTCTACAAGGTCGCCACCCAGACCATCGCCGCGCCCGTCCTGACCGCCATGCTGTATCTGCTGATCTTCGGCCATGTGCTGGGCGGGCAGAAGGTATATGAGGGCGTCAGCTATACCGCCTTCCTGATCCCGGGCCTGGTGATGATGAGCGTGCTGCAGAACTCCTTCGCCAATGCCTCGTCCTCGCTGATCCAGTCCAAGATCACGGGCAATCTGGTGTTCGTGCTGCTCACGCCCCTGTCGCACTGGGAGATTTTCTCGGCCTATGTGCTGGCGGCCATGGTGCGCGGCATCACGGTCGGCTTCGGCGTGTTCATCGTCACGGCCTGGTTCGCGCAGCTGAGCTTCACCGCGCCGCTGTGGATTCTGGCCTTCGCCCTGCTGGGCGCCGCCATCCTCGGCACCGTGGGACTGATCGCCGGCATCTGGGCCGAGAAATTCGACCAGCTGGCCGCCTTCCAGAACTTCCTGATCGTGCCGCTGACCTTCCTCGCGGGCGTCTTCTATTCGATCCATTCGCTGCCGCCGTTCTGGCTCGCCGTCTCGCACCTGAATCCGTTCTTCTACATGATCGACGGCTTCCGCTACGGCTTCTTCGGCCAGTCCGACGTCAATCCCTGGACCAGTTTCGCCATCGTCGCCGGCTTCCTCGCGGTGCTGTCGCTGCTGGCCATCCGTCTTCTGCGCAGCGGCTACCGTCTGCGCCACTAA
- the murA gene encoding UDP-N-acetylglucosamine 1-carboxyvinyltransferase, which yields MDKLIIQGGKRLMGDVTISGAKNAALPILCAGLLTSGDVKLSNVPKLHDVSTILKLLGQTGLQVSQDGDKVTLNGSKITKLEAPYELVKTMRASILVLGPLLARFGQAKVSLPGGCAIGSRPVDQHIKGLQAMGADISIDGGYIYAKCKKLKGTRIVTDMITVTGTENLLMAATLAEGETILENAAREPEVTDLANLLVAMGAKIEGIGTDRLVIQGVSELHGASHDVIPDRIEAATFLCAVAAAGGDITLRNTRVDIMDAALDKLREMGLRMTIGKDSIRAQMDGRPNPVSFRTTEYPGFPTDMQAQFMAVNTIANGASKVTETIFENRFMHVQEMNRLGAAIETDGNTAFIKGVEQLIGAPVMATDLRASASLVIAALAAKGETLVDRIYHLDRGYDRMEVKLQALGANISRIK from the coding sequence ATGGACAAACTGATTATCCAGGGCGGCAAACGCCTGATGGGCGACGTCACCATTTCCGGCGCCAAGAACGCGGCCCTGCCCATCCTGTGCGCCGGCCTGCTGACTTCGGGCGACGTGAAGCTGTCGAACGTGCCGAAGCTGCACGACGTTTCCACCATCCTGAAACTGCTGGGCCAGACCGGCCTGCAGGTGAGCCAGGACGGCGACAAGGTCACGCTCAACGGCTCGAAAATCACCAAGCTGGAAGCGCCGTATGAGCTGGTGAAGACCATGCGCGCCTCGATCCTGGTGCTCGGTCCCCTGCTGGCGCGCTTCGGCCAGGCCAAGGTCTCGCTGCCGGGCGGCTGCGCCATCGGTTCGCGTCCGGTCGACCAGCACATCAAGGGCCTGCAGGCGATGGGCGCCGACATCAGCATCGACGGCGGCTATATCTACGCCAAGTGCAAAAAACTGAAAGGCACCCGCATCGTCACCGATATGATCACGGTGACCGGCACGGAAAACCTGCTGATGGCCGCCACCCTGGCCGAAGGCGAAACCATCCTGGAAAACGCCGCGCGCGAACCGGAAGTGACCGACCTGGCCAACCTGCTGGTGGCCATGGGCGCGAAAATCGAAGGCATCGGCACCGACCGCCTGGTGATCCAGGGCGTGTCCGAACTGCACGGCGCCAGCCACGATGTGATTCCCGACCGTATCGAAGCGGCCACCTTCCTGTGCGCCGTGGCGGCGGCGGGCGGCGACATCACCCTGCGCAACACCCGCGTCGACATCATGGATGCGGCCCTCGACAAGCTGCGCGAGATGGGCCTGCGCATGACCATCGGCAAGGACAGCATCCGCGCCCAGATGGACGGCCGACCGAATCCGGTCAGCTTCCGCACCACCGAATACCCTGGCTTCCCGACCGATATGCAGGCCCAGTTCATGGCGGTCAACACCATCGCCAACGGCGCCAGCAAGGTGACGGAAACCATTTTCGAAAACCGCTTCATGCACGTGCAGGAAATGAACCGCCTGGGTGCAGCCATCGAGACCGACGGCAACACCGCCTTCATCAAGGGCGTGGAGCAGCTGATCGGTGCGCCCGTGATGGCGACCGACCTGCGCGCTTCCGCCTCGCTGGTGATCGCCGCCCTGGCCGCCAAGGGCGAAACCCTGGTCGACCGCATCTACCACCTCGACCGCGGCTACGACCGCATGGAAGTGAAGCTGCAGGCGCTGGGCGCCAATATCAGCCGCATCAAGTAA
- the mlaD gene encoding outer membrane lipid asymmetry maintenance protein MlaD has product MQRKSLDIWVGLFVAIGVAALMFLALKAGNMSSMSFAQTYDITAKFDNIGSLRRQAAVKASGVVVGRVADITFDDKTYKALVTLRMETGYKFPKDSSAKILTSGLLGEQYIGIEAGGDLANLAGGDKIARTQSAAVLEDLINQFIYSKAAEGKDSK; this is encoded by the coding sequence ATGCAACGTAAATCTCTGGATATCTGGGTGGGTCTGTTCGTCGCGATCGGCGTGGCCGCGCTGATGTTCCTCGCGCTCAAGGCGGGCAATATGAGCTCGATGTCCTTCGCCCAGACCTATGACATCACCGCCAAGTTCGACAATATCGGCAGCCTGCGCCGCCAGGCCGCCGTGAAGGCCTCGGGTGTGGTGGTGGGCCGCGTGGCCGACATCACCTTCGATGACAAGACGTATAAGGCCCTGGTCACGCTGCGTATGGAAACCGGTTACAAATTCCCGAAAGACAGCTCGGCCAAGATTCTGACCTCCGGTCTGCTGGGCGAGCAATACATCGGCATCGAAGCGGGCGGCGACCTGGCCAATCTGGCTGGCGGCGACAAGATTGCCCGTACCCAATCGGCCGCCGTGCTGGAAGACTTGATCAATCAGTTTATCTACAGCAAGGCCGCCGAAGGAAAGGATAGCAAATAA
- a CDS encoding ABC transporter ATP-binding protein, with protein sequence MTAIQISNVEKRYQSLQALGGVSLSIEEGEFFGLLGPNGAGKTTLISIIAGLIRADKGTVKIHGHDVVSDFRAARKKLGVVPQELVFDPFFTVRETLRLQSGYFGLGKNDAWIDEVMHNLDLTPKADTNMRALSGGMKRRVLVAQALVHKPPVIVLDEPTAGVDVELRQTLWKFISRLNREGHTVVLTTHYLEEAQAMCKRVAMLKTGQVVAADTMAALIRRISGSQLIVHMQRGDLPEGLRHLITHPLEADSGRKYSLRINEYAEVEGILARLRESGAVIDEMQLQQADLEDIFLQIMNGGE encoded by the coding sequence ATGACAGCAATCCAAATCAGTAATGTCGAGAAGCGTTACCAATCGCTGCAGGCGCTGGGCGGCGTGTCTCTCTCCATCGAGGAAGGTGAGTTTTTCGGGCTGCTGGGGCCGAATGGCGCCGGCAAAACCACCCTGATCTCCATCATCGCCGGCCTGATCCGCGCCGATAAGGGCACGGTCAAGATCCATGGCCACGATGTGGTCAGCGATTTCCGCGCCGCGCGCAAGAAGCTCGGCGTGGTGCCGCAGGAACTGGTGTTCGATCCCTTCTTCACCGTGCGCGAAACCCTGCGCCTGCAATCGGGCTATTTCGGCCTGGGCAAGAACGATGCCTGGATCGATGAGGTCATGCACAACCTGGACCTGACGCCCAAGGCCGACACCAATATGCGCGCCCTGTCCGGCGGCATGAAACGGCGCGTGCTGGTGGCCCAGGCCCTGGTGCACAAGCCGCCCGTCATCGTGCTCGACGAACCGACCGCCGGCGTCGATGTGGAACTGCGCCAGACCCTGTGGAAGTTCATCTCGCGCCTGAACCGCGAAGGCCATACCGTGGTGCTGACCACCCACTATCTGGAAGAGGCGCAAGCCATGTGCAAGCGCGTCGCCATGCTGAAAACCGGCCAGGTGGTGGCGGCCGACACCATGGCCGCCCTGATCCGCCGCATTTCCGGCTCCCAGCTGATCGTGCATATGCAGCGCGGCGACCTGCCGGAAGGCCTGCGCCACCTGATCACGCATCCGCTGGAAGCCGACAGCGGCCGCAAATACAGCTTGCGCATCAACGAGTATGCGGAGGTGGAGGGCATCCTGGCGCGCCTGCGCGAAAGCGGCGCCGTCATCGACGAAATGCAGTTGCAGCAGGCGGACCTGGAAGACATCTTCCTGCAAATCATGAACGGAGGCGAATAA
- a CDS encoding lipid asymmetry maintenance protein MlaB, which yields MSAANNNSLSLTSLTVANATVALEQGLAAIRAGQTTFDLSQVTAVDSAAVSVMLAWQRAAAQAGVRLDLQSLPDSLKSLTKLYGVCPLIASAPAPVAEEPALSPANLHHH from the coding sequence ATGTCTGCTGCCAACAACAACTCGCTGTCCCTGACCTCGCTGACCGTGGCCAATGCCACGGTGGCGCTGGAGCAGGGTCTGGCCGCCATCCGCGCCGGCCAGACCACGTTTGACCTGAGCCAAGTGACGGCGGTGGATTCGGCGGCCGTATCCGTGATGCTGGCCTGGCAGCGTGCCGCTGCCCAGGCTGGCGTCCGCCTCGATCTGCAAAGCCTGCCTGATTCCTTGAAAAGCCTGACCAAGCTGTATGGCGTTTGCCCGCTGATCGCAAGCGCCCCGGCCCCCGTGGCCGAAGAGCCGGCCCTGAGCCCGGCCAACCTGCACCATCATTGA
- the mlaE gene encoding lipid asymmetry maintenance ABC transporter permease subunit MlaE, whose product MITRVLGNMGATLRDYVESLGYATRTFFAMLGLSVGLLRRPRLVVEQLHFIGNYSMLIITLSGLFVGMVLGLQGYYTLNKYGASESLGLLVALGLTRELGPVITALLFAGRAGTSLTAEIGLMKAGEQLSAMEMMAVNPIARVLAPRFWAGVLAVPLLASIFSAVGVLGGYLVGVQLIGVDDGAFWSQMQGGVDIWKDVFNGFVKSVVFGVAITFIALYQGYEAKPTPEDVAGATTRSVVVSSLMIWWLDFMLTALMFSK is encoded by the coding sequence ATGATTACCCGTGTCCTCGGCAATATGGGCGCCACCCTGCGCGACTACGTGGAAAGCCTGGGCTACGCCACCCGCACCTTCTTCGCCATGCTGGGCCTGTCGGTCGGCCTGCTGCGCCGGCCGCGCCTGGTGGTCGAGCAGCTGCACTTCATCGGCAATTACTCGATGCTCATCATCACCCTGTCCGGCCTGTTCGTCGGCATGGTGCTGGGCCTGCAAGGCTATTACACGCTGAATAAATACGGCGCCTCCGAATCGCTGGGCCTGCTGGTCGCCCTGGGCTTGACGCGCGAGCTGGGGCCGGTCATCACGGCCCTGCTGTTCGCCGGCCGCGCCGGCACCTCGCTGACGGCCGAAATCGGCCTGATGAAGGCGGGCGAGCAGCTCTCGGCCATGGAAATGATGGCGGTCAACCCGATCGCGCGCGTGCTGGCGCCGCGCTTCTGGGCCGGCGTGCTGGCCGTGCCGCTGCTGGCGTCGATCTTCAGCGCGGTGGGCGTGCTGGGCGGCTACCTGGTCGGTGTGCAGCTGATCGGCGTCGACGATGGCGCGTTCTGGTCGCAGATGCAGGGCGGCGTGGATATCTGGAAAGACGTGTTCAATGGCTTCGTCAAGAGCGTGGTCTTCGGCGTCGCCATCACTTTCATCGCGCTGTACCAGGGTTATGAAGCGAAACCGACGCCGGAAGACGTGGCCGGCGCCACGACGCGCAGCGTGGTGGTGTCCTCGCTGATGATCTGGTGGCTCGATTTCATGCTGACGGCCTTGATGTTCAGCAAGTAA
- a CDS encoding VacJ family lipoprotein: protein MQKATPFKLRQLALVLAASAALTGCASTNPRDPYEGFNRAVFKFNDAVDQAALKPAATVYKNVLPGFVQTGVGNFFGNLADVWTAANNLMQGKGEEGMSDVMRVAINSTFGLLGVLDIASEAGLKKHKEDFGQTLGAWGVPSGPYVMLPLLGPSTVRDTVGLPLDIAADPWVHNRNMRVRNVGTAVRVVDQRAALLDASTLLEDAALDRYEFIRDGFLQARENKVNDGEDQPRHNVWPLKTKPAAEDKPAESSPEAKPESKSDAAPAEGKPATAQADSEAAAPQAIMPPPAANTASL from the coding sequence ATGCAAAAAGCCACTCCCTTCAAGCTGCGCCAGCTGGCGCTGGTGCTCGCCGCGAGCGCCGCGTTGACCGGTTGCGCCAGCACCAATCCGCGTGATCCGTATGAAGGCTTCAACCGCGCCGTCTTCAAATTCAATGATGCCGTCGACCAGGCCGCGCTGAAACCGGCCGCCACGGTCTACAAGAACGTGCTGCCCGGCTTCGTGCAGACCGGCGTCGGCAACTTCTTCGGCAATCTGGCCGATGTGTGGACCGCCGCCAACAACCTGATGCAGGGCAAGGGCGAGGAAGGCATGTCGGATGTGATGCGCGTGGCCATCAACTCCACCTTCGGCCTGCTGGGCGTGCTCGACATCGCCTCCGAAGCCGGCCTGAAAAAGCATAAGGAAGACTTCGGCCAGACCCTGGGCGCCTGGGGCGTGCCGTCCGGCCCGTATGTCATGCTGCCGCTGCTGGGCCCATCCACCGTGCGCGACACGGTCGGCCTGCCGCTCGACATCGCCGCCGACCCTTGGGTCCACAACCGGAATATGCGCGTGCGTAATGTCGGCACCGCCGTGCGCGTCGTCGACCAGCGCGCCGCCCTGCTCGATGCTTCCACCTTGCTGGAAGACGCCGCGCTGGACCGCTATGAATTCATCCGCGATGGCTTCCTGCAAGCGCGCGAAAACAAGGTCAATGACGGCGAAGACCAGCCGCGCCACAATGTCTGGCCGCTGAAAACCAAGCCGGCCGCCGAGGACAAGCCCGCCGAGTCCAGCCCGGAAGCCAAGCCTGAAAGCAAGTCCGATGCCGCGCCCGCCGAGGGCAAGCCCGCGACGGCCCAGGCTGACAGCGAAGCGGCGGCGCCTCAGGCTATAATGCCGCCACCGGCTGCCAATACGGCCAGCCTGTAA
- a CDS encoding BolA family protein, with translation MSTTPEAIHSYIAAGLECTHLQVEGDGQHFQATIVSPAFAGKRLIQRHQLVYAALGDRMREEIHALSMKTLTPEEFQG, from the coding sequence GTGAGCACCACACCAGAAGCAATCCACAGCTATATCGCCGCCGGCCTCGAATGCACCCACCTGCAAGTGGAAGGCGACGGCCAGCATTTCCAGGCTACCATCGTCTCGCCGGCCTTCGCCGGCAAGCGCCTGATCCAGCGCCACCAGCTGGTGTATGCGGCGCTGGGCGACCGCATGCGCGAAGAGATCCACGCGCTGTCGATGAAAACCCTGACCCCTGAAGAATTCCAAGGATAA
- a CDS encoding glutamate synthase subunit beta: MGKITGFMEFQRQEEGYLPVAARVKNYKEFVLHLNHEQAKVQGARCMDCGIPFCNSGCPVNNIIPDWNDLVYRGHYREALNVLHSTNNFPEFTGRICPAPCETACTLGINNDPVGIKSIEHKIIDEGWEHGWVVPQPPAHKTGKKVAVVGSGPAGLAAAQQLARAGHAVTVFEKSDRIGGLLRYGIPDFKLEKSHIDRRVEQMEAEGVTFRTSVLIGKDFPATVNNWAKETIFPEDLDKDFDAVVLAGGAEQPRDLPVPGRELKGIHFAMDFLPQQNKVNAGDKVKDQIKAAGKHVVVIGGGDTGSDCVGTSNRHGAAGVTQFELLPMPPEQENKPLVWPYWPTKLRSSSSHEEGCERDWAVATKRFEGKGGKVEKLIACRVEWKDGKMSEVPNSEFEVKADLVLLAMGFVSPVQQVLDAFAVDKDARGNARATTDGSGCYQTSVKGVFAAGDMRRGQSLVVWAIREGRQCAREVDAYLMGHSHLPR, from the coding sequence GTGGGAAAAATCACCGGTTTCATGGAATTCCAGCGCCAGGAAGAGGGCTATCTGCCCGTCGCGGCGCGCGTCAAAAACTATAAAGAGTTCGTGCTGCACCTGAACCACGAGCAAGCCAAGGTGCAGGGCGCGCGCTGCATGGATTGCGGCATCCCCTTCTGCAACTCGGGTTGCCCGGTCAATAACATCATCCCGGACTGGAATGATCTGGTGTACCGCGGCCACTACCGCGAAGCGCTCAATGTGCTGCACTCGACCAATAACTTCCCCGAGTTCACCGGCCGCATCTGCCCGGCGCCCTGCGAAACGGCCTGCACGCTCGGCATCAACAACGATCCGGTCGGCATCAAGTCGATCGAGCACAAGATCATCGACGAAGGCTGGGAGCATGGCTGGGTCGTGCCGCAGCCGCCGGCCCACAAGACCGGCAAGAAAGTGGCCGTGGTCGGTTCCGGCCCGGCCGGCCTGGCGGCGGCCCAGCAGCTGGCGCGCGCCGGCCATGCCGTCACCGTGTTCGAGAAGAGCGACCGCATCGGCGGCCTGCTGCGCTACGGCATACCCGACTTCAAGCTGGAAAAGTCGCATATCGACCGTCGCGTCGAGCAGATGGAAGCCGAAGGCGTGACTTTCCGCACCTCGGTGCTGATCGGCAAGGATTTCCCGGCCACGGTCAACAACTGGGCCAAGGAAACCATCTTCCCCGAAGACCTCGACAAGGACTTCGATGCCGTGGTGCTGGCCGGCGGCGCCGAACAGCCGCGCGACCTGCCGGTGCCAGGCCGCGAGCTGAAAGGCATCCACTTCGCCATGGACTTCCTGCCCCAGCAAAACAAGGTCAACGCCGGCGACAAGGTCAAAGACCAGATCAAGGCCGCCGGCAAGCATGTGGTTGTGATCGGCGGCGGCGACACCGGTTCCGACTGCGTCGGCACCTCCAACCGCCACGGCGCGGCCGGCGTCACCCAGTTCGAGCTGCTGCCCATGCCGCCCGAGCAGGAAAACAAGCCCCTGGTCTGGCCCTACTGGCCGACCAAGCTGCGCAGCTCCTCCTCGCACGAGGAAGGCTGCGAGCGCGACTGGGCCGTCGCCACCAAGCGCTTCGAAGGCAAGGGCGGCAAGGTCGAGAAGCTGATCGCCTGCCGCGTCGAATGGAAAGACGGCAAGATGAGCGAGGTGCCCAATTCCGAATTCGAGGTGAAAGCCGATCTGGTGCTGCTGGCCATGGGTTTTGTATCTCCCGTGCAACAAGTCCTCGACGCCTTCGCGGTCGACAAGGATGCCCGCGGCAATGCCCGCGCCACGACCGACGGCAGCGGCTGCTACCAGACCTCGGTGAAAGGCGTGTTCGCCGCCGGCGACATGCGCCGCGGCCAATCGCTGGTCGTCTGGGCCATCCGCGAAGGCCGCCAATGCGCCCGCGAAGTCGACGCCTACCTCATGGGCCACAGCCACCTCCCCCGCTAA